The following are from one region of the Falco biarmicus isolate bFalBia1 chromosome 1, bFalBia1.pri, whole genome shotgun sequence genome:
- the KCNIP4 gene encoding Kv channel-interacting protein 4 isoform X7, with product MEMATVRHRPEALELLEAQSKFTKKELQILYRGFKNECPSGVVNEETFKEIYSQFFPQGDSTTYAHFLFNAFDTDHNGSVSFEDFVMGLSILLRGTVQEKLNWAFNLYDINKDGYITKEEMLDIMKAIYDMMGKCTYPVLKEDAPRQHVETFFQKMDKNKDGVVTIDEFIESCQKDENIMRSMQLFENVI from the exons ATGGAAATGGCCACAGTACGACATAGACCTGAAGCTCTTGAACTGCTGGAAGCACAGAGTAAATTCACAAAGAAGGAACTTCAGATCTTATATAGAGGTTTCAAGAAT gaGTGCCCCAGTGGCGTTGTCAATGAAGAAACCTTTAAAGAGATTTACTCTCAGTTCTTTCCCCAGGGAG ATTCCACAACTTatgcacattttctgtttaatgcATTTGACACTGATCATAATGGATCTGTAAGTTTTGAG GATTTTGTAATGGGTCTTTCAATTTTACTCCGAGGGACAGTACAGGAGAAACTGAACTGGGCTTTTAATTTGTATGATATAAATAAGGATGGATATATAACTAAAGAG gaaatgCTTGATATCATGAAAGCAATATATGATATGATGGGGAAATGCACCTATCCTGTTCTCAAGGAGGATGCACCTAGACAACATGTGGAAACATTCTTCCAG aaaatggACAAAAACAAAGATGGAGTAGTTACCATAGATGAATTCATTGAGAGCTGCCAGAAA